Below is a genomic region from Sulfurospirillum tamanense.
TCGGGGGAAAAATGACAACAAAGCCCCGATTCTTATCGCAGGGGTTGCCCTCATAGTCGCAGGGTACGCGGGGTCTTTTTTTGGTGGGCTCATTCGCGCAGCCCTCAGTCGCCAACGGGAATACCTCGCCGATGCTTCCGCGGTGCAATACACCAGAAACCCCATAGGTATCGCAGGAGCCCTTAAAAAAATAGGTGCGTCCAGTCACGGCACTGCATTAAAGAGTTCTGGCGCATCGGAGTTTAGCCATCTTTTTTTCGGCGAAGCCTTGCCAAGTGGTTTTTTAGGACTCATGGCAACTCACCCACCATTAAACGAGCGCATCAAACGCATTGAGCCAGGCTGGGATGGGAGTTTTGCCACGCCCTCATCCCAAACACCAAAGCAAAGTACCAAAACCCATTTAAACGGCAAAAGCATCGCCACAGCCGCCGTATTGGCCGCCCTAGGCCAAGTAGGAGAAATCCACGAACAAAACCTCCACGACGCCCAAACACTTTTGTCCCATTACGACCCTCTTTTGCTCAATGCAGCGCACGAACCTTTACTTGCTCAGGTGTTGATGTATGGCCTTTTACAAAGCAAAGATAGCGCCATCAGGCTCGCTCAACACGCTCTTTTGAAAGAAAAAATTAGCCATCTTCCCGAGGCAAAAACACTGCTTTTGCACCTTGAAACCCTTGAAACAGAACACATCTTACCATTGGTGGAACTCTCCTTGCCTGCGCTTAAAACCCTTAGTGCCACGCAACAAAATACCTTTGAACACACCCTTAAAACACTCATCAAAATTGATGGCAAAGTCAACGCCCTTGAATGGTCAGTTTACACCATTCTCACCCAATCTTTCAAAGGTAAAGCACCCCAAAGTGGGCACAAAACACTCCTTACATGTAAAGCTCACGCGCAAATGGCATTAAGCGTGCTTGCTCACGCAAGCTGCCACAAAACAGCGTCTGCTTTTACCCATGCTTTTGAAAAACTTGACATTGGCACATTGGAACTTCTAAAAGAATCACAGCTCGATTTTAGGCAATTAGAACATGCATTAGAGGCACTTTTAGCACTACAGCCCAAATACAAACAGCGTCTTTTGGAGGCCATGGTTGCATGCGTAGGGTTTGATGGTACGGTGAACCCACACGAAATTCAACTACTAAAAGCCATGGCACTTTGCCTTGGTGTGGGATTGCCGCCGCTTATTGCAAATGCTTAATAAGAAGCTTGACATAGCGCACGTCGAGCTTGTTTTTATACTCGCTTTGAATGAGACGAAGGGCATTAAACGTGCTGTAAGCAGGACGGTAAGGCTTTGTGGTAATCAGTGCATCAAACACATCGCACACTGCCAAAATCTTTCCAAATTGACTAAGTGTCTCTTGTTTTAAACGATACGGATACCCGCTTCCATCCAACCGCTCATGATGTTCTTGGACGGCTTGAATCACAGAGCGGGTGCGTACTTTATGTTTTCGCAACAGCGATACACTCTCTTTAGGGTGTGTTTGAATGCGTCGAAACTCCTCTTCACTCAGGGCGCCAGGCTTTTGGAGCAGTGTTTCATCCAGTGCCGTTTGCCCAATATCATGTACAAATGCCGCAAACACAAGATCACGCTGATCGGTCAAATCAAGCCCAATACGCCCAGCGATGATAGAGACAAAAAAGGCTACTTTGGTTAAATGGGCAGGCAAGGAGTGTGCCTCATCAAGAAAGATATTAAAGGAAGAAAGGGTTGTTTTTTGGGCATTGACAACCTCCACAAGGGCTTCTGCTAAAGCCAAAAGCATTTGCACAGGCAACTGTTTTTCATTATTTTCCCTAAGCCATGCGCCCAAAAGATGTTTAGCGTTGGTGTAGATAGCCTTGAGTTGCTCGGTTGCAACAAGATTTGGCGCGACCAACACTGCTTGAGTACGATGAAGTGCTTCGTCTAAACTAGGGATAATGTGCACGTTTGGATTTTTAACATGGGCAAGGCAATACTGCTTATACTGTTTGAACTGCTTATTTTCTACATAGATTTTGGCTTTGGCGCGCGTGAGCTTTTTGTAAATGGTGCCACTAAGCAAGGTGCCACTCTCCACCAAAACAACAAAACCATGAAAGCGTTGAATGTAACAGTCAAAACCAATGGGGGTATTTTCTTCAAAGACACTCGAATCAATCGGCGTAAAGCCATGATTGAGAAAAATTTTCTTTACTTTGATCACATGATGCCTTTTTGCGTCATAAGGTAAAATTATAACCTAAACTCTTTAAATTCCTATGGTATGATTCTTGTGTCACCGACCCTTAAAGCGGTGCTTTCTTTTAAAAGGCATTACATGTATATCTCATTGTTTGACCTGTATAAAATTGGCATAGGGCCTTCAAGCTCTCACACTTTTGGCCCCATGGTTGCCGCTGCACGTTTTATGAATGACCTAAGAGCAAAAGGATTTTTAGAACACACAACCGACCTTTTCGCCTCCCTTCATGGCTCCCTCGGCGCGACAGGCAAAGGCCACTTAAGCGACGTGGCTCTCATGCTTGGATTTTGTGGGTATTTGCCCAAAGATGTTCCCGTTGAAACCATCACATCTCTTGTGAAAGCATGGCATGCCAAAGGCACCATCACACATGCCAACCACCCTCTTACTCTTACTATTTCTTTTGAAAACGAGCCTTTACCTCGCCATGAAAACGGTATGCACTTTATAGCCAAAACAAAGAATGAAATACTTTACCAAAATATCTACTACTCCACAGGCGGTGGGTTTATCCAAGAAGAAAACAGCGCCCAAGAACCCCACCACGAACCTACTGTACCCTACCCTTTTGAGACCGCTTCAGCCTTACTTGGTCACTGCAAAGAGCGTTCTTTAAGTGCGTGTTTGTTAGCCAACGAACTTGCCTTTCGCGCCCAAGAGGAGATTGATGCATACGTAGATGCGTTGTGGCACACCATGCAAGAAGGCATGGAACGGGGCATGCACCAAGAAGGCGCGCTTCCTGCTCCCACGGCTCTGACTAGACGCGCCCACACGCTTTACCTTGCCCTTCAAAACCCCAAACCAAAAACGTCTGCACTCATGGTGCAAATGGATTGGGTTAACCTCTTTGCCATGGCGGTTTCTGAGGAAAATGCCAACGGCGGACGGGTGGTCACCGCGCCTACGAACGGGGCGTGTGGGATTGTCCCTGCGGTGCTGATGTACATTCACAAGTTCATCGAACCGCTAAATGCAAACACTTTGCTTCGGTTTTTTCTAGTGAGCTCAGCTATCGGTGGGCTTTTTAAACGCAATGCTTCCATTTCTGGCGCGGAAGTGGGCTGTCAAGGGGAAGTGGGCGTGGCAAGCTCCATGGCCGCAGCGGGTTTAGCAGACTTCCTAGATGCATCCCCTCAAAGCGTGATGATGGCAGCGGAGATTGCCATGGAGCACCATCTGGGACTCACCTGTGACCCTGTGAACGGACAAGTACAGATTCCGTGCATCGAACGCAACGGCCTTGCGGCGGTAACGGCCATCAACG
It encodes:
- a CDS encoding M48 family metallopeptidase — encoded protein: MNFFEHQDRAKQKTTHLVLLFGLGVLALIASVSAIVVFAFASLDANTAYLFQTEGARALLAPEVLTLLYTVGAGVIVIVLLGMFFKNMQLKGGGKNVAESLGGRLLNPNTQDPHERRALNVVEEMAIASGIGVPPVYLLEEEGINAFAAGYGQHDAVIGLTRGCITHLNRDELQGVIAHEFSHIFHGDMRLNMRLVAWLYGIILIGLIGRIVFRLAASSGRSRGKNDNKAPILIAGVALIVAGYAGSFFGGLIRAALSRQREYLADASAVQYTRNPIGIAGALKKIGASSHGTALKSSGASEFSHLFFGEALPSGFLGLMATHPPLNERIKRIEPGWDGSFATPSSQTPKQSTKTHLNGKSIATAAVLAALGQVGEIHEQNLHDAQTLLSHYDPLLLNAAHEPLLAQVLMYGLLQSKDSAIRLAQHALLKEKISHLPEAKTLLLHLETLETEHILPLVELSLPALKTLSATQQNTFEHTLKTLIKIDGKVNALEWSVYTILTQSFKGKAPQSGHKTLLTCKAHAQMALSVLAHASCHKTASAFTHAFEKLDIGTLELLKESQLDFRQLEHALEALLALQPKYKQRLLEAMVACVGFDGTVNPHEIQLLKAMALCLGVGLPPLIANA
- a CDS encoding HD-GYP domain-containing protein, encoding MIKVKKIFLNHGFTPIDSSVFEENTPIGFDCYIQRFHGFVVLVESGTLLSGTIYKKLTRAKAKIYVENKQFKQYKQYCLAHVKNPNVHIIPSLDEALHRTQAVLVAPNLVATEQLKAIYTNAKHLLGAWLRENNEKQLPVQMLLALAEALVEVVNAQKTTLSSFNIFLDEAHSLPAHLTKVAFFVSIIAGRIGLDLTDQRDLVFAAFVHDIGQTALDETLLQKPGALSEEEFRRIQTHPKESVSLLRKHKVRTRSVIQAVQEHHERLDGSGYPYRLKQETLSQFGKILAVCDVFDALITTKPYRPAYSTFNALRLIQSEYKNKLDVRYVKLLIKHLQ
- a CDS encoding L-serine ammonia-lyase — protein: MYISLFDLYKIGIGPSSSHTFGPMVAAARFMNDLRAKGFLEHTTDLFASLHGSLGATGKGHLSDVALMLGFCGYLPKDVPVETITSLVKAWHAKGTITHANHPLTLTISFENEPLPRHENGMHFIAKTKNEILYQNIYYSTGGGFIQEENSAQEPHHEPTVPYPFETASALLGHCKERSLSACLLANELAFRAQEEIDAYVDALWHTMQEGMERGMHQEGALPAPTALTRRAHTLYLALQNPKPKTSALMVQMDWVNLFAMAVSEENANGGRVVTAPTNGACGIVPAVLMYIHKFIEPLNANTLLRFFLVSSAIGGLFKRNASISGAEVGCQGEVGVASSMAAAGLADFLDASPQSVMMAAEIAMEHHLGLTCDPVNGQVQIPCIERNGLAAVTAINAASMALARNDTPARVTLDQVVEAMRQTGKDMNPKYRETSCGGLAVVL